In Pongo pygmaeus isolate AG05252 chromosome 13, NHGRI_mPonPyg2-v2.0_pri, whole genome shotgun sequence, one genomic interval encodes:
- the NFIL3 gene encoding nuclear factor interleukin-3-regulated protein, which yields MQLRKMQTVKKEQASLDASSNADKMMVLNSALTEVSEDSTTGEELLLSEGSVGKNKSSACRRKREFIPDEKKDAMYWEKRRKNNEAAKRSREKRRLNDLVLENKLIALGEENATLKAELLSLKLKFGLISSTAYAQEIQKLSNSTAVYFQDYQTSKSNVSSFVDEHEPSMVSSSCISVIKHSPQSSLSDVSEVSSVEHTQESSVQGSCRSPENKFQIIKQEPMELESYTREPRDDRGSYTASIYQNYMGNSFSGYSHSPPLLQVNRSSSNSPRTSETDDGVVGKSSDGEDEQQVPKGPIHSPVELKHVHATVVKVPEVNSSALPHKLRIKAKAMQIKVEAFDNEFEATQKLSSPIDMTSKRHFELEKHSAPSMVHSSLTPFSVQVTNIQDWSLKSEHWHQKELSGKTQNSFKTGVVEMKDSGYKVSDPENLYLKQGIANLSAEVVSLKRLIATQPISASDSG from the coding sequence ATGCAGCTGAGAAAAATGCAGACCGTCAAAAAGGAGCAGGCGTCTCTTGATGCCAGTAGCAATGCGGACAAGATGATGGTCCTTAATTCTGCTTTAACGGAAGTGTCTGAAGACTCCACAACAGGTGAGGAGCTGCTTCTCAGTGAAGGAAGTGTGGGGAAGAACAAATCTTCTGCGTGTCGGAGGAAACGGGAATTCATTCCTGATGAAAAGAAAGATGCTATGTATTGGGAAAAAAGGCGGAAAAATAATGAAGCTGCCAAAAGATCTCGTGAGAAGCGTCGACTGAATGACCTGGTTTTAGAGAACAAACTAATTGCACTGGGAGAAGAAAACGCCACTTTAAAAGCTGAGCTGCTTTCACTAAAATTAAAGTTTGGTTTAATTAGCTCCACAGCATATGCTCAAGAGATTCAGAAACTCAGTAATTCTACAGCTGTGTACTTTCAAGATTACCAGACTTCCAAATCCAATGTGAGTTCATTTGTGGACGAGCACGAACCCTCGATGGTGTCAAGTAGTTGTATTTCTGTCATTAAACACTCTCCACAAAGCTCGCTGTCCGATGTTTCAGAAGTGTCCTCAGTAGAACACACGCAGGAGAGCTCTGTGCAGGGAAGTTGCAGAAGTCCTGAAAACAAGTTCCAGATTATCAAGCAAGAGCCAATGGAATTAGAGAGCTACACAAGGGAGCCAAGAGATGACCGAGGCTCTTACACAGCGTCCATCTATCAAAACTATATGGGGAATTCTTTCTCTGGGTACTCACACTCTCCCCCACTACTGCAAGTCAACCGATCCTCCAGCAACTCCCCGAGAACGTCGGAAACTGATGATGGTGTGGTAGGAAAGTCATCTGATGGAGAAGACGAGCAACAGGTCCCCAAGGGCCCCATCCATTCTCCAGTTGAACTCAAGCATGTGCATGCAACCGTGGTTAAAGTTCCAGAAGTGAATTCCTCTGCCTTGCCACACAAGCTCCGGATCAAAGCCAAAGCCATGCAGATCAAAGTAGAAGCCTTTGATAATGAATTTGAGGCCACGCAAAAACTTTCCTCACCTATTGACATGACATCTAAAAGACATTTCGAACTCGAAAAGCATAGTGCCCCAAGTATGGTACATTCTTCTCTTACTCCTTTCTCAGTGCAAGTGACTAACATTCAAGATTGGTCTCTCAAATCGGAGCACTGGCATCAAAAAGAACTGAGTGGCAAAACTCAGAATAGTTTCAAAACTGGAGTTGTTGAAATGAAAGACAGTGGCTACAAAGTTTCTGACCCAGAGAACTTGTATTTGAAGCAGGGGATAGCAAACTTATCTGCAGAGGTTGTCTCACTCAAGAGACTTATAGCCACACAACCAATCTCTGCTTCAGACTCTGGGTAA